One genomic segment of Helianthus annuus cultivar XRQ/B chromosome 14, HanXRQr2.0-SUNRISE, whole genome shotgun sequence includes these proteins:
- the LOC110879305 gene encoding general negative regulator of transcription subunit 3 isoform X3, whose translation MGASRKLQGEIDRVLKKVQEGVDVFDSIWNKVYDTDNANQKEKFEADLKKEIKKLQRYRDQIKTWIQSSEIKDKKVSASYEQALMDARKLIEREMERFKICEKETKTKAFSKEGLGQQPKTDPKEKAKSETRDWLNNTVSELESQIDSFEAEMEGLSVKKGKAKPPRLTHLESSITRHKAHIMKLELILRLLDNDELSPEQVNDVKEFIDDYVERNQEDFDEFEDVDMLYNTLSLDMVDALEDLVSIVPPGLVKVATVPDQVEETLSHDNSSDHGPKTPAPKASTILSSSPLPVGTHAATPVAAAAASSILTGQSPARGILDNTVSTVPSSPVSKEEDVGGFPGRKSSPAFNLGRGSLTLTNPSSITTSSNISTNSVAVAPSVSERVSGMVHQSPVSSLSNRMMLSQGGAKTSDGGDNGNGGDASGMTPRVFSPSGLQWRPGSPFQNQHEGARGRPEIAPDQREKFLQRFQQVQQQTQSNTLLNMPPISGGNHKQFSAQQSALLQQFNPQSSTVLPQGGLGGALSAGPNNVTSAQQPSLIHLQSGQQTFMPAGSKDTEIGNAKADEMEQQQNLPEDSAADPAQIAGINKNAANEEDSKVSYASDMQGGASGSMTEPAQSTRDVDLSPGQPLQPNQSGSLGVIGRRSLSDLGAIGDNLGGLPVNLGGTHDQQYNLQMLEAAFYKLPQPRDSERAKSYTARHPAVTPQSYPQVQAPIVNNPAFWDRLGSDNIGTDTLFFAFYYQQNTYQQYLAAKELKKQSWRYHKKYNTWFQRHEEPKFATDDFEQGTYVYFDFHIGNDEMQNGWCQRIKTDFKFEYNFLEDELIV comes from the exons ATGGGAGCCAGTAGAAAGCTTCAAGGTGAGATCGATCGAGTTTTGAAGAAAGTTCAAGAAGGCGTTGATGTTTTCGACAGCATATGGAACAAG GTTTACGACACTGATAATGCGAATCAGAAGGAGAAATTTGAAGCAGATTTGAAGAAAGAGATTAAGAAACTTCAGAGGTATAGAGACCAGATTAAGACATGGATACAGTCCAGTGAGATCAAGGATAAAAAG GTTAGTGCCTCTTATGAGCAGGCTTTAATGGATGCGCGCAAGCTTATTGAGCGTGAAATGGAACGGTTTAAGATTTGTGAGAAGGAGACAAAGACAAAAGCTTTCTCTAAGGAAGGCCTGGGACAGCAGCCTAAAACG GATCCAAAGGAGAAAGCCAAGTCAGAGACCAGAGACTGGTTGAACAATACG GTGTCTGAGCTGGAATCTCAAATTGATAGTTTTGAAGCCGAGATGGAGGGGCTGTCTGTTAAGAAAGGAAAGGCAAAACCTCCTAGATTG ACACATTTAGAATCATCAATTACTCGTCACAAGGCTCATATAATGAAGCTAGAGTTGATATTGAGGCTGTTAGATAATGACGAATTGAGTCCTGAGCAAGTTAATGACGTTAAGGAATTCATTGATGATTATGTGGAACGAAATCAG GAGGATTTTGATGAATTTGAGGATGTAGATATGCTATACAACACCTTATCATTGGACATGGTAGATGCATTAGAAGATCTGGTTTCCATTGTGCCACCTGGTCTTGTTAAG GTAGCTACAGTCCCGGATCAAGTCGAGGAAACGCTGTCTCACGACAATAGTTCAGATCACGGGCCGAAGACCCCAGCTCCAAAAGCCAGTACAATCTTGTCTTCTTCTCCATTGCCAGTTGGCACTCATGCAGCTActcctgttgctgctgctgctgcttctTCAATCCTTACAGGTCAAAGTCCTGCCAGGGGTATTTTAGACAATACAGTCTCCACCGTTCCTTCTTCACCCGTTAGCAAGGAAGAAGACGTTGGAGGATTTCCTGGTCGTAAATCATCTCCAGCTTTTAATCTGGGTAGAGGCAGTTTGACTTTGACAAATCCGTCTTCAATTACTACCAGTAGTAATATTTCTACCAATAGTGTTGCTGTTGCTCCTTCGGTTTCTGAGAGAGTTAGTGGCATGGTACACCAATCACCGGTTTCGTCTTTGAGTAACAGAATGATGTTGTCGCAAGGTGGCGCCAAAACCAGTGACGGTGGTGATAATGGCAACGGTGGTGACGCTAGTGGTATGACCCCTAGAGTCTTCTCACCTTCTGGATTACAGTGGAGGCCTGGAAGTCCCTTTCAAAATCAGCATGAAGGG GCACGTGGGAGACCTGAAATTGCGCCAGATCAGAGGGAGAAGTTTCTGCAGCGTTTTCAGCAAGTGCAGCAACAAACTCAGAGTAATACTCTCCTTAACATGCCTCCGATTTCTGGAGGAAACCACAAACAATTCTCAGCACAGCAGAGTGCTCTTTTGCAACAG TTCAATCCTCAAAGTTCAACAGTGTTGCCACAAGGTGGGTTGGGTGGAGCATTGTCTGCAGGTCCTAACAATGTCACATCTGCACAACAACCGAGTTTGATTCATTTGCAGTCTGGTCAACAGACATTTATGCCCGCTGGATCTAAAGATACCG AAATTGGCAATGCAAAGGCTGATGAGATGGAGCAACAGCAAAACCTGCCCGAAGATTCAGCTGCTGATCCGGCTCAAATTGCTGGAATTAACAAGAATGCTGCGAATGAGGAAGATTCAAAGGTGTCATACGCATCAGATATGCAG GGCGGAGCATCTGGGTCCATGACCGAGCCTGCACAAAGTACACGCGATGTTGATCTGTCACCTGGACAGCCTTTACAACCGAATCAGTCTGGTAGCCTTGGTGTAATCGGTAGAAGAAGCCTTTCGGACCTCGGTGCAATCGGAGACAACCTCGGTGGGTTACCGGTGAACTTAGGTGGCACTCACGATCAGCAATACAACCTACAGATGCTCGAGGCTGCCTTTTACAAACTTCCGCAACCTAGAGACTCTGAACGGGCCAAGAGTTACACTGCA AGACACCCTGCTGTGACACCTCAAAGCTATCCTCAAGTACAAGCTCCGATTGTGAATAACCCGGCCTTTTGGGATCGTCTTGGATCTGATAACATCGGCACCGATACCTTATTTTTTGCATTCTACTATCAGCAG AATACTTATCAACAGTATCTGGCTGCCAAAGAGTTAAAGAAGCAATCATGGAGGTACCATAAAAAGTACAACACGTGGTTTCAACGACACGAGGAACCAAAATTTGCCACTGATGATTTTGAGCAGGGAACATACGTGTACTTCGATTTTCATATTGGCAACGATGAGATGCAAAATGGATG GTGCCAAAGAATCAAGACGGACTTCAAATTCGAGTACAACTTTCTTGAAGATGAACTAATCGTGTAA
- the LOC110879305 gene encoding CCR4-NOT transcription complex subunit 3 isoform X2 yields MGASRKLQGEIDRVLKKVQEGVDVFDSIWNKVYDTDNANQKEKFEADLKKEIKKLQRYRDQIKTWIQSSEIKDKKALMDARKLIEREMERFKICEKETKTKAFSKEGLGQQPKTDPKEKAKSETRDWLNNTVSELESQIDSFEAEMEGLSVKKGKAKPPRLTHLESSITRHKAHIMKLELILRLLDNDELSPEQVNDVKEFIDDYVERNQEDFDEFEDVDMLYNTLSLDMVDALEDLVSIVPPGLVKGVGATSVALSMKNSVSSPSVQSPVATVPDQVEETLSHDNSSDHGPKTPAPKASTILSSSPLPVGTHAATPVAAAAASSILTGQSPARGILDNTVSTVPSSPVSKEEDVGGFPGRKSSPAFNLGRGSLTLTNPSSITTSSNISTNSVAVAPSVSERVSGMVHQSPVSSLSNRMMLSQGGAKTSDGGDNGNGGDASGMTPRVFSPSGLQWRPGSPFQNQHEGARGRPEIAPDQREKFLQRFQQVQQQTQSNTLLNMPPISGGNHKQFSAQQSALLQQFNPQSSTVLPQGGLGGALSAGPNNVTSAQQPSLIHLQSGQQTFMPAGSKDTEIGNAKADEMEQQQNLPEDSAADPAQIAGINKNAANEEDSKVSYASDMQGGASGSMTEPAQSTRDVDLSPGQPLQPNQSGSLGVIGRRSLSDLGAIGDNLGGLPVNLGGTHDQQYNLQMLEAAFYKLPQPRDSERAKSYTARHPAVTPQSYPQVQAPIVNNPAFWDRLGSDNIGTDTLFFAFYYQQNTYQQYLAAKELKKQSWRYHKKYNTWFQRHEEPKFATDDFEQGTYVYFDFHIGNDEMQNGWCQRIKTDFKFEYNFLEDELIV; encoded by the exons ATGGGAGCCAGTAGAAAGCTTCAAGGTGAGATCGATCGAGTTTTGAAGAAAGTTCAAGAAGGCGTTGATGTTTTCGACAGCATATGGAACAAG GTTTACGACACTGATAATGCGAATCAGAAGGAGAAATTTGAAGCAGATTTGAAGAAAGAGATTAAGAAACTTCAGAGGTATAGAGACCAGATTAAGACATGGATACAGTCCAGTGAGATCAAGGATAAAAAG GCTTTAATGGATGCGCGCAAGCTTATTGAGCGTGAAATGGAACGGTTTAAGATTTGTGAGAAGGAGACAAAGACAAAAGCTTTCTCTAAGGAAGGCCTGGGACAGCAGCCTAAAACG GATCCAAAGGAGAAAGCCAAGTCAGAGACCAGAGACTGGTTGAACAATACG GTGTCTGAGCTGGAATCTCAAATTGATAGTTTTGAAGCCGAGATGGAGGGGCTGTCTGTTAAGAAAGGAAAGGCAAAACCTCCTAGATTG ACACATTTAGAATCATCAATTACTCGTCACAAGGCTCATATAATGAAGCTAGAGTTGATATTGAGGCTGTTAGATAATGACGAATTGAGTCCTGAGCAAGTTAATGACGTTAAGGAATTCATTGATGATTATGTGGAACGAAATCAG GAGGATTTTGATGAATTTGAGGATGTAGATATGCTATACAACACCTTATCATTGGACATGGTAGATGCATTAGAAGATCTGGTTTCCATTGTGCCACCTGGTCTTGTTAAG GGTGTTGGTGCTACCAGTGTTGCTCTAAGTATGAAAAATTCTGTGTCTTCACCTTCTGTTCAATCACCG GTAGCTACAGTCCCGGATCAAGTCGAGGAAACGCTGTCTCACGACAATAGTTCAGATCACGGGCCGAAGACCCCAGCTCCAAAAGCCAGTACAATCTTGTCTTCTTCTCCATTGCCAGTTGGCACTCATGCAGCTActcctgttgctgctgctgctgcttctTCAATCCTTACAGGTCAAAGTCCTGCCAGGGGTATTTTAGACAATACAGTCTCCACCGTTCCTTCTTCACCCGTTAGCAAGGAAGAAGACGTTGGAGGATTTCCTGGTCGTAAATCATCTCCAGCTTTTAATCTGGGTAGAGGCAGTTTGACTTTGACAAATCCGTCTTCAATTACTACCAGTAGTAATATTTCTACCAATAGTGTTGCTGTTGCTCCTTCGGTTTCTGAGAGAGTTAGTGGCATGGTACACCAATCACCGGTTTCGTCTTTGAGTAACAGAATGATGTTGTCGCAAGGTGGCGCCAAAACCAGTGACGGTGGTGATAATGGCAACGGTGGTGACGCTAGTGGTATGACCCCTAGAGTCTTCTCACCTTCTGGATTACAGTGGAGGCCTGGAAGTCCCTTTCAAAATCAGCATGAAGGG GCACGTGGGAGACCTGAAATTGCGCCAGATCAGAGGGAGAAGTTTCTGCAGCGTTTTCAGCAAGTGCAGCAACAAACTCAGAGTAATACTCTCCTTAACATGCCTCCGATTTCTGGAGGAAACCACAAACAATTCTCAGCACAGCAGAGTGCTCTTTTGCAACAG TTCAATCCTCAAAGTTCAACAGTGTTGCCACAAGGTGGGTTGGGTGGAGCATTGTCTGCAGGTCCTAACAATGTCACATCTGCACAACAACCGAGTTTGATTCATTTGCAGTCTGGTCAACAGACATTTATGCCCGCTGGATCTAAAGATACCG AAATTGGCAATGCAAAGGCTGATGAGATGGAGCAACAGCAAAACCTGCCCGAAGATTCAGCTGCTGATCCGGCTCAAATTGCTGGAATTAACAAGAATGCTGCGAATGAGGAAGATTCAAAGGTGTCATACGCATCAGATATGCAG GGCGGAGCATCTGGGTCCATGACCGAGCCTGCACAAAGTACACGCGATGTTGATCTGTCACCTGGACAGCCTTTACAACCGAATCAGTCTGGTAGCCTTGGTGTAATCGGTAGAAGAAGCCTTTCGGACCTCGGTGCAATCGGAGACAACCTCGGTGGGTTACCGGTGAACTTAGGTGGCACTCACGATCAGCAATACAACCTACAGATGCTCGAGGCTGCCTTTTACAAACTTCCGCAACCTAGAGACTCTGAACGGGCCAAGAGTTACACTGCA AGACACCCTGCTGTGACACCTCAAAGCTATCCTCAAGTACAAGCTCCGATTGTGAATAACCCGGCCTTTTGGGATCGTCTTGGATCTGATAACATCGGCACCGATACCTTATTTTTTGCATTCTACTATCAGCAG AATACTTATCAACAGTATCTGGCTGCCAAAGAGTTAAAGAAGCAATCATGGAGGTACCATAAAAAGTACAACACGTGGTTTCAACGACACGAGGAACCAAAATTTGCCACTGATGATTTTGAGCAGGGAACATACGTGTACTTCGATTTTCATATTGGCAACGATGAGATGCAAAATGGATG GTGCCAAAGAATCAAGACGGACTTCAAATTCGAGTACAACTTTCTTGAAGATGAACTAATCGTGTAA
- the LOC110879305 gene encoding CCR4-NOT transcription complex subunit 3 isoform X1 — MGASRKLQGEIDRVLKKVQEGVDVFDSIWNKVYDTDNANQKEKFEADLKKEIKKLQRYRDQIKTWIQSSEIKDKKVSASYEQALMDARKLIEREMERFKICEKETKTKAFSKEGLGQQPKTDPKEKAKSETRDWLNNTVSELESQIDSFEAEMEGLSVKKGKAKPPRLTHLESSITRHKAHIMKLELILRLLDNDELSPEQVNDVKEFIDDYVERNQEDFDEFEDVDMLYNTLSLDMVDALEDLVSIVPPGLVKGVGATSVALSMKNSVSSPSVQSPVATVPDQVEETLSHDNSSDHGPKTPAPKASTILSSSPLPVGTHAATPVAAAAASSILTGQSPARGILDNTVSTVPSSPVSKEEDVGGFPGRKSSPAFNLGRGSLTLTNPSSITTSSNISTNSVAVAPSVSERVSGMVHQSPVSSLSNRMMLSQGGAKTSDGGDNGNGGDASGMTPRVFSPSGLQWRPGSPFQNQHEGARGRPEIAPDQREKFLQRFQQVQQQTQSNTLLNMPPISGGNHKQFSAQQSALLQQFNPQSSTVLPQGGLGGALSAGPNNVTSAQQPSLIHLQSGQQTFMPAGSKDTEIGNAKADEMEQQQNLPEDSAADPAQIAGINKNAANEEDSKVSYASDMQGGASGSMTEPAQSTRDVDLSPGQPLQPNQSGSLGVIGRRSLSDLGAIGDNLGGLPVNLGGTHDQQYNLQMLEAAFYKLPQPRDSERAKSYTARHPAVTPQSYPQVQAPIVNNPAFWDRLGSDNIGTDTLFFAFYYQQNTYQQYLAAKELKKQSWRYHKKYNTWFQRHEEPKFATDDFEQGTYVYFDFHIGNDEMQNGWCQRIKTDFKFEYNFLEDELIV, encoded by the exons ATGGGAGCCAGTAGAAAGCTTCAAGGTGAGATCGATCGAGTTTTGAAGAAAGTTCAAGAAGGCGTTGATGTTTTCGACAGCATATGGAACAAG GTTTACGACACTGATAATGCGAATCAGAAGGAGAAATTTGAAGCAGATTTGAAGAAAGAGATTAAGAAACTTCAGAGGTATAGAGACCAGATTAAGACATGGATACAGTCCAGTGAGATCAAGGATAAAAAG GTTAGTGCCTCTTATGAGCAGGCTTTAATGGATGCGCGCAAGCTTATTGAGCGTGAAATGGAACGGTTTAAGATTTGTGAGAAGGAGACAAAGACAAAAGCTTTCTCTAAGGAAGGCCTGGGACAGCAGCCTAAAACG GATCCAAAGGAGAAAGCCAAGTCAGAGACCAGAGACTGGTTGAACAATACG GTGTCTGAGCTGGAATCTCAAATTGATAGTTTTGAAGCCGAGATGGAGGGGCTGTCTGTTAAGAAAGGAAAGGCAAAACCTCCTAGATTG ACACATTTAGAATCATCAATTACTCGTCACAAGGCTCATATAATGAAGCTAGAGTTGATATTGAGGCTGTTAGATAATGACGAATTGAGTCCTGAGCAAGTTAATGACGTTAAGGAATTCATTGATGATTATGTGGAACGAAATCAG GAGGATTTTGATGAATTTGAGGATGTAGATATGCTATACAACACCTTATCATTGGACATGGTAGATGCATTAGAAGATCTGGTTTCCATTGTGCCACCTGGTCTTGTTAAG GGTGTTGGTGCTACCAGTGTTGCTCTAAGTATGAAAAATTCTGTGTCTTCACCTTCTGTTCAATCACCG GTAGCTACAGTCCCGGATCAAGTCGAGGAAACGCTGTCTCACGACAATAGTTCAGATCACGGGCCGAAGACCCCAGCTCCAAAAGCCAGTACAATCTTGTCTTCTTCTCCATTGCCAGTTGGCACTCATGCAGCTActcctgttgctgctgctgctgcttctTCAATCCTTACAGGTCAAAGTCCTGCCAGGGGTATTTTAGACAATACAGTCTCCACCGTTCCTTCTTCACCCGTTAGCAAGGAAGAAGACGTTGGAGGATTTCCTGGTCGTAAATCATCTCCAGCTTTTAATCTGGGTAGAGGCAGTTTGACTTTGACAAATCCGTCTTCAATTACTACCAGTAGTAATATTTCTACCAATAGTGTTGCTGTTGCTCCTTCGGTTTCTGAGAGAGTTAGTGGCATGGTACACCAATCACCGGTTTCGTCTTTGAGTAACAGAATGATGTTGTCGCAAGGTGGCGCCAAAACCAGTGACGGTGGTGATAATGGCAACGGTGGTGACGCTAGTGGTATGACCCCTAGAGTCTTCTCACCTTCTGGATTACAGTGGAGGCCTGGAAGTCCCTTTCAAAATCAGCATGAAGGG GCACGTGGGAGACCTGAAATTGCGCCAGATCAGAGGGAGAAGTTTCTGCAGCGTTTTCAGCAAGTGCAGCAACAAACTCAGAGTAATACTCTCCTTAACATGCCTCCGATTTCTGGAGGAAACCACAAACAATTCTCAGCACAGCAGAGTGCTCTTTTGCAACAG TTCAATCCTCAAAGTTCAACAGTGTTGCCACAAGGTGGGTTGGGTGGAGCATTGTCTGCAGGTCCTAACAATGTCACATCTGCACAACAACCGAGTTTGATTCATTTGCAGTCTGGTCAACAGACATTTATGCCCGCTGGATCTAAAGATACCG AAATTGGCAATGCAAAGGCTGATGAGATGGAGCAACAGCAAAACCTGCCCGAAGATTCAGCTGCTGATCCGGCTCAAATTGCTGGAATTAACAAGAATGCTGCGAATGAGGAAGATTCAAAGGTGTCATACGCATCAGATATGCAG GGCGGAGCATCTGGGTCCATGACCGAGCCTGCACAAAGTACACGCGATGTTGATCTGTCACCTGGACAGCCTTTACAACCGAATCAGTCTGGTAGCCTTGGTGTAATCGGTAGAAGAAGCCTTTCGGACCTCGGTGCAATCGGAGACAACCTCGGTGGGTTACCGGTGAACTTAGGTGGCACTCACGATCAGCAATACAACCTACAGATGCTCGAGGCTGCCTTTTACAAACTTCCGCAACCTAGAGACTCTGAACGGGCCAAGAGTTACACTGCA AGACACCCTGCTGTGACACCTCAAAGCTATCCTCAAGTACAAGCTCCGATTGTGAATAACCCGGCCTTTTGGGATCGTCTTGGATCTGATAACATCGGCACCGATACCTTATTTTTTGCATTCTACTATCAGCAG AATACTTATCAACAGTATCTGGCTGCCAAAGAGTTAAAGAAGCAATCATGGAGGTACCATAAAAAGTACAACACGTGGTTTCAACGACACGAGGAACCAAAATTTGCCACTGATGATTTTGAGCAGGGAACATACGTGTACTTCGATTTTCATATTGGCAACGATGAGATGCAAAATGGATG GTGCCAAAGAATCAAGACGGACTTCAAATTCGAGTACAACTTTCTTGAAGATGAACTAATCGTGTAA